In the Chitinophagales bacterium genome, one interval contains:
- a CDS encoding ParB/RepB/Spo0J family partition protein has product MANMSNEKKKTVLGRGLGALLASNDTTTAPESKMVADGIGKQAAVVVNIPLEQIEVNPFQPRSTFEEDSLLELSESIKIHGVIQPITVRKIENGKYQLIAGERRLRASKLGGKQEIPAYVRTASDQESIEIALIENIQREDLNPIEIAVNYKRLMDECDLTQEQLSVRVGKNRSSVTNFLRLLKLPPDIQASLRDERISMGHAKALLGVEQLTTLLALYKEVIAKELSVRQTEELVRSSEHKAPKKAAAKKLVEPAGHFKKLEDELTSALSTKVTIKPITTEKGEIVVSYYSITDLERLKEIFTQ; this is encoded by the coding sequence ATAGCCAACATGAGTAACGAGAAAAAGAAAACGGTTTTAGGTAGAGGTCTTGGCGCATTATTAGCATCGAATGATACTACTACTGCTCCTGAAAGCAAAATGGTTGCCGATGGTATTGGCAAGCAGGCTGCTGTGGTAGTAAATATTCCTTTAGAACAGATTGAGGTAAATCCTTTTCAGCCGAGAAGTACTTTTGAAGAAGATAGTTTATTGGAACTTTCAGAGTCTATAAAGATACATGGCGTAATTCAACCGATTACCGTAAGGAAAATTGAAAATGGGAAGTACCAACTTATTGCAGGAGAAAGAAGACTAAGGGCTTCTAAACTTGGAGGCAAACAAGAAATTCCTGCATATGTGCGTACAGCAAGCGACCAAGAGAGTATTGAAATTGCTCTTATTGAGAATATACAACGTGAGGATTTAAACCCTATTGAAATTGCTGTTAACTATAAGCGCTTAATGGATGAGTGCGATTTAACTCAAGAGCAACTATCGGTTCGAGTAGGTAAAAACCGTAGTAGTGTAACCAACTTTTTGCGCTTGTTGAAGTTGCCTCCGGATATTCAGGCATCGTTGCGCGATGAGCGCATTAGCATGGGACATGCCAAAGCGCTACTTGGTGTGGAACAACTAACTACTCTTTTAGCATTATATAAAGAGGTAATTGCCAAAGAACTGTCGGTACGCCAAACAGAAGAATTGGTGCGCAGTTCTGAGCATAAAGCGCCTAAAAAGGCAGCAGCTAAAAAACTAGTTGAGCCAGCCGGGCACTTTAAGAAATTAGAAGATGAACTTACTAGTGCATTGAGTACGAAAGTTACCATTAAACCTATTACAACCGAAAAGGGAGAAATTGTGGTAAGCTACTATTCTATTACCGATTTAGAAAGACTAAAAGAAATTTTTACGCAATAG
- a CDS encoding MgtC/SapB family protein produces MLSWNEILLRLALASFLGALIGLERERKHWAAGLRTHMMVCVGACLIMIVSAFGFKDVLGTPDVALDPSRIAAQVISGIGFIGAGTILFSKQGTVHGLTTASGLWTVAAIGLAIGGGLYFAAVATTVAALIILWALQPLEQLYSKKFQQRTLKITSTTDTAFTHHLFSLIEGNGLKIQSFSLQKQGGDITYELKLDFAPNEKLDAFIILLQQESTIQHISWEQ; encoded by the coding sequence ATGCTTAGTTGGAATGAGATACTTCTACGGTTGGCGTTGGCTTCTTTTTTAGGAGCGTTAATTGGCTTAGAAAGGGAAAGAAAGCATTGGGCTGCCGGCTTACGTACACACATGATGGTATGCGTAGGCGCTTGCCTAATTATGATAGTATCTGCATTTGGTTTCAAAGATGTTTTGGGCACTCCAGATGTTGCTTTAGATCCTTCGCGCATAGCGGCTCAAGTAATTAGTGGCATAGGTTTTATTGGAGCCGGAACCATTTTGTTTTCTAAACAAGGTACTGTACACGGCTTAACTACAGCATCGGGTTTATGGACGGTTGCTGCCATTGGTTTGGCAATTGGCGGAGGGTTATATTTTGCAGCAGTGGCTACTACGGTGGCGGCTTTGATAATTCTTTGGGCGCTTCAGCCGTTGGAACAATTGTATTCAAAGAAATTCCAACAACGGACTTTGAAAATTACCAGTACTACTGATACCGCTTTTACCCATCATCTCTTTTCATTGATTGAAGGTAATGGTTTGAAAATACAATCGTTCTCTTTACAAAAGCAAGGCGGTGATATAACATACGAACTTAAACTTGATTTTGCACCTAACGAAAAACTTGATGCTTTCATTATATTGCTACAACAAGAATCTACTATTCAGCATATTTCGTGGGAGCAATAA
- a CDS encoding phage holin family protein, which produces MRNFIVQILLNAVAVFGASYLLRGIHLKDFKYAIVVALVLSLLNTYIKPIMEFFAFPITFITVGLFLLVINAAIIKIAAWLIGNNFKVDGWWWAIAFSLVMTFINTILAWLLA; this is translated from the coding sequence ATGAGAAATTTCATTGTACAAATACTATTGAATGCAGTAGCTGTTTTTGGCGCTTCCTACCTACTAAGAGGCATTCATTTAAAAGATTTTAAATACGCAATTGTGGTAGCTCTTGTGCTGAGCTTATTAAATACGTACATAAAACCTATTATGGAATTCTTTGCATTTCCTATTACGTTTATTACTGTAGGTCTGTTTTTATTGGTTATCAATGCTGCCATAATAAAAATAGCGGCATGGCTAATTGGTAATAACTTTAAAGTAGATGGTTGGTGGTGGGCTATTGCATTTTCATTGGTTATGACATTCATAAACACGATATTAGCGTGGCTCTTGGCATAA
- the pruA gene encoding L-glutamate gamma-semialdehyde dehydrogenase, translating into MMKGFYSIPVPINEPIKSYAPGSAERGSLQQKLAQLKSEFRDIPMVINGKDVFTNEKISIHPPHERHHTLGTFSRGKKEHVTLAINAALQAKARWENLAWEQRASIFLKAAELIAGPYRDELNAATMLGQSKNAFQAEIDSACEIIDFLRFNVHFMSQIYAMQPQSAAGIWNRTEWRALEGFVFALTPFNFTAIAGNLPTSCALMGNVVVWKPSDDQVYSAHVLMKIFKEAGVPDGVINLIFPDGPEAGEVIFKHRDFAGIHFTGSTAVFQTIWKTIGENIHLYKTYPRIVGETGGKDFILAHPSAHANVVATAISRGAFEFQGQKCSAASRAYIPSNIWEEVKIKVLQDVSTFKMGSTEDFSNFINAVINEKSFNKLSEYIEQAKTANDATIIAGGNCDSTKGWFIEPTIILTQNPNYVTMCEELFGPVLTVYVYDENKFEETVELVNTTSMYALTGSIIAQDRYAIEYATQHLKNAAGNFYINDKPTGAVVGQQPFGGSRGSGTNDKAGSMINLLRWVSPQTIKETFVPPIDYRYPFLG; encoded by the coding sequence ATTATGAAAGGATTTTATTCTATACCTGTTCCTATAAATGAACCGATAAAAAGTTACGCTCCTGGAAGTGCGGAAAGAGGCAGCCTTCAACAGAAGTTGGCACAACTCAAGAGCGAATTCCGCGATATACCAATGGTAATAAACGGGAAAGACGTTTTTACGAACGAAAAGATAAGCATTCATCCGCCACATGAGCGCCACCATACTTTAGGCACTTTCTCCAGAGGAAAAAAAGAACATGTAACACTTGCCATTAACGCTGCACTGCAAGCCAAAGCAAGATGGGAAAACTTAGCATGGGAACAACGCGCTTCTATTTTCCTAAAAGCAGCCGAACTCATTGCCGGGCCATATCGCGATGAATTGAATGCAGCAACCATGCTTGGACAAAGCAAAAATGCATTTCAAGCAGAAATAGACTCTGCCTGCGAAATAATAGATTTTTTGAGGTTCAACGTACATTTTATGAGCCAAATTTATGCCATGCAACCGCAAAGTGCCGCAGGAATTTGGAACCGAACCGAATGGCGCGCATTGGAAGGATTTGTGTTTGCACTTACACCATTCAATTTTACTGCCATTGCAGGAAATTTGCCCACCAGTTGCGCCTTAATGGGCAATGTGGTTGTATGGAAACCCAGCGATGACCAAGTTTATTCTGCACACGTGCTCATGAAAATATTTAAAGAGGCGGGCGTGCCCGATGGTGTAATAAACCTTATTTTCCCCGATGGGCCGGAAGCAGGCGAAGTAATATTTAAACATCGCGATTTTGCAGGCATTCACTTTACAGGCTCTACGGCCGTTTTTCAAACCATTTGGAAAACCATTGGTGAAAACATACATCTCTATAAAACCTACCCGCGCATTGTGGGCGAAACCGGAGGTAAAGATTTTATTTTAGCACACCCAAGTGCTCATGCCAACGTAGTAGCAACAGCCATTTCGCGCGGTGCTTTTGAGTTTCAGGGACAAAAATGCTCTGCCGCCTCACGTGCTTATATTCCTTCTAATATTTGGGAAGAAGTAAAAATAAAAGTATTGCAAGATGTAAGCACTTTTAAAATGGGAAGCACCGAAGACTTTAGTAATTTCATAAATGCCGTAATAAACGAAAAGAGTTTCAATAAACTATCGGAATACATTGAACAAGCAAAAACGGCCAACGATGCAACAATTATTGCCGGAGGAAATTGCGACAGTACAAAAGGATGGTTTATAGAGCCAACTATAATACTTACCCAAAACCCTAATTATGTTACCATGTGCGAAGAATTATTTGGCCCTGTACTTACGGTTTACGTTTACGATGAAAATAAATTTGAAGAAACCGTAGAATTGGTAAACACTACATCTATGTATGCACTAACCGGTTCCATTATTGCACAAGATCGATATGCCATAGAATATGCAACACAGCATTTAAAAAATGCAGCAGGCAACTTTTATATAAACGATAAACCTACCGGAGCAGTAGTCGGACAACAGCCCTTTGGCGGCAGCCGCGGTTCCGGCACCAACGATAAAGCCGGCAGTATGATAAATTTACTGCGCTGGGTTTCGCCACAAACTATAAAAGAAACATTTGTGCCGCCCATTGATTATCGCTATCCATTTTTAGGATAA
- a CDS encoding tyrosine--tRNA ligase: MKNFIEELKWRNMLHDIIPGTEELLQKQSVKGYIGFDPTADSLGIGNMVQVMTLLHFQKCGHQPVALVGGATGMVGDPSGKSLERNFLSEETLIHNLECQKKQLEKFLDFSGNNAATIVNNYDWFKDFSFLQFIREAGKYITVNYMLAKDSVQNRLENGMTFAELSYQLIQGYDFYWLWKNKGVQLQMGGSDQWGNIVTGSELIRKKEGGEAFALTTKLLMKADGTKFGKSESGNVWLDAAKTSPYKFYQFFLNIADEDAPKVIRIFSLAEKEAIEAIEKEHTAAPHLRTLQKALADEIVTRVHGKDALTKAKEASEILFGKSTTEALLQLSERDILEVFEGVPTYEISKDQLSGSDWVTVLGEHTKVFASKGEARRSLQENAVSVNKEKITVDTVTDTNKLLNNQYLVIQKGKKNYYLLKVK; the protein is encoded by the coding sequence ATGAAAAATTTTATTGAAGAATTGAAATGGCGGAATATGTTACACGACATTATTCCCGGCACGGAAGAATTATTGCAGAAGCAAAGTGTAAAAGGTTATATAGGTTTTGACCCTACAGCCGATTCGCTCGGTATTGGCAATATGGTTCAAGTAATGACCTTACTGCATTTTCAAAAATGCGGACATCAACCCGTAGCCTTGGTGGGTGGCGCAACAGGCATGGTGGGCGATCCGAGCGGAAAAAGCTTGGAACGCAATTTTCTTTCGGAAGAAACACTGATACACAATTTAGAATGCCAGAAAAAGCAATTGGAAAAATTTCTAGATTTTTCAGGCAATAATGCAGCTACTATTGTAAATAACTACGACTGGTTTAAAGATTTTTCATTTCTACAATTTATTAGAGAAGCAGGAAAATACATTACCGTAAATTATATGCTGGCAAAAGACAGCGTTCAAAACCGATTAGAAAATGGAATGACCTTTGCCGAACTTTCGTATCAACTTATTCAAGGATACGATTTTTACTGGCTTTGGAAGAACAAAGGCGTACAACTGCAAATGGGAGGAAGCGACCAATGGGGCAACATTGTTACCGGCTCTGAACTTATTCGCAAGAAAGAAGGAGGCGAAGCATTTGCTCTTACCACCAAATTGCTGATGAAAGCCGATGGCACCAAGTTTGGCAAAAGCGAATCGGGAAATGTTTGGTTAGATGCCGCAAAAACTTCGCCCTATAAATTTTACCAGTTCTTCTTAAATATAGCAGACGAAGATGCTCCAAAAGTAATTCGCATATTTTCGCTGGCCGAAAAAGAAGCCATAGAAGCCATAGAAAAAGAACATACCGCAGCTCCGCACCTGCGCACTTTACAAAAAGCATTGGCAGATGAAATTGTTACGCGCGTACACGGCAAAGATGCATTAACTAAAGCCAAGGAAGCATCGGAAATTTTATTTGGAAAATCTACCACCGAAGCACTCTTGCAACTAAGCGAAAGAGATATTTTAGAAGTATTTGAAGGAGTGCCTACGTATGAAATTTCTAAAGACCAATTAAGTGGCAGCGATTGGGTTACAGTATTGGGCGAACACACAAAAGTATTTGCATCCAAAGGCGAAGCAAGAAGAAGCTTACAGGAAAATGCAGTAAGCGTTAATAAAGAAAAAATTACTGTAGATACCGTTACCGACACCAATAAACTCTTAAACAATCAATACTTGGTAATACAAAAAGGGAAAAAGAACTACTATCTCTTAAAAGTAAAATAG
- a CDS encoding sterol desaturase family protein — MEQEPVAYAIPFFLLLIGIELYVNWKEQRHLYNTGEALSSIAMGLGSLVVNILMKALAFALYTWLFQYRLFDIGWHWWSWLLILFADDFTFYWHHRLSHEIRILWAAHVQHHSSQSLNLATALRQSWTELLYKYIWWFWLPLVGFHPLMILMMMSISLIYQFWPHTEIIRKLPNWFEWFFNTPSHHRVHHASNARYLDQNHAGILIIWDKLFGTFCPENENDKPIYGLTTNIHSTNPLVIVSHEYKSIWKDIKRAPTFADKLRYLFMPPGWSHDGPDLRAKTLRQSIKK; from the coding sequence ATTGAGCAAGAACCGGTAGCTTATGCCATTCCTTTTTTTCTACTTCTAATTGGAATTGAGTTATACGTAAACTGGAAAGAACAACGCCACCTTTACAACACAGGCGAAGCCCTCAGCAGCATTGCCATGGGGCTTGGCTCTTTGGTTGTAAATATTTTAATGAAAGCCTTGGCATTTGCACTATACACATGGCTCTTTCAATATAGATTGTTTGATATTGGCTGGCACTGGTGGAGTTGGCTGCTTATTCTCTTTGCAGATGATTTTACCTTTTATTGGCACCATAGGCTTAGCCACGAAATACGAATTTTATGGGCAGCACACGTGCAACACCATTCATCGCAATCGCTAAATTTAGCCACTGCATTGCGCCAAAGCTGGACAGAGCTACTCTATAAATATATCTGGTGGTTTTGGTTGCCGCTCGTTGGTTTTCATCCGCTTATGATTTTAATGATGATGAGCATTTCGCTCATTTACCAATTTTGGCCACACACCGAAATTATACGAAAACTACCCAATTGGTTTGAATGGTTCTTTAATACACCTTCGCACCACAGAGTACACCATGCCAGCAATGCTAGGTATTTAGATCAAAACCATGCAGGCATTTTAATAATATGGGATAAACTATTCGGCACCTTTTGTCCGGAAAACGAAAACGATAAACCTATTTATGGCTTAACTACCAATATACATTCTACCAATCCGCTTGTAATTGTGTCGCACGAATACAAAAGTATTTGGAAGGATATAAAACGTGCTCCCACCTTTGCCGATAAATTACGCTATTTATTTATGCCTCCGGGTTGGAGCCACGATGGTCCCGATTTGAGAGCCAAAACACTACGCCAATCTATAAAAAAGTAA